A portion of the Vicia villosa cultivar HV-30 ecotype Madison, WI unplaced genomic scaffold, Vvil1.0 ctg.000320F_1_1, whole genome shotgun sequence genome contains these proteins:
- the LOC131626710 gene encoding uncharacterized protein LOC131626710, translating to METRCNPTKLHGPLKKLGFHDFLHVDNVGFSGGILVASKEDNIKVSLICCGDQYIQLQAHNKNGQKWVFTVVYTSPYEGKRRLLWESLNNIATANNNNPWLMAGDFNDIAFANDKKGGGLASAKRCGIFRDNMDKCNLLERTDLSWGLRIYERLDRSIGNEEWRLMFTDAQVKVLTRVDFSDHHPIMIALAGNNYERIPKLFRFESAWVVENNYVDRLKGYWNINDSLIKNLKRIEEDAVEWKRCSVQHVNKVKRGIMARLQGIQRGIQNNKNTSGLLRLEEKLQRELNMILRQEELMWFQRSCAQCWTCWKNTTASFPNLAEGDINNLNIKISKEEVKKALFDMKPWKAPGPDGFPAGFYQKSWGVVGDSVCNFISRLWDFPSEIANVNKTDICLIPKTDNPSMVAQFRPISLCNTIYKVLSKIVVRRLKKHMDNLISPYQTGFVPGRQIHKNIIIAKEAMHTMENMKGKKGAFAIKVD from the exons ATGGAAACTCGATGTAATCCTACAAAGCTTCATGGACCACTAAAGAAGTTGGGGTTTCATGATTTCCTGCATGTGGATAATGTTGGCTTCTCGGGAGGTATTTTGGTAGCAAGCAAGGAAGATAATATTAAGGTGAGTTTGATCTGTTGTGGAGATCAATATATCCAGCTGCAAGCCCACAATAAAAATGGGCAAAAGTGGGTTTTTACTGTGGTGTATACTAGCCCTTATGAAGGAAAGAGAAGATTATTATGGGAGAGCTTGAATAACATAGCGACTGCAAATAACAATAATCCTTGGCTTATGGCGGGGGATTTCAACGATATTGCTTTTGCCAATGATAAAAAGGGAGGAGGTTTAGCTTCTGCAAAAAGATGTGGTATTTTTAGAGATAATATGGATAAGTGCAACTTATTGGAGAGGACCGATTTATCATGGGGGCTGAGGATTTATGAAAGATTAGATAGATCTATTGGTAATGAGGAATGGCGTTTGATGTTTACTGATGCACAGGTGAAAGTTTTGACCAGAGTCGATTTTTCAGACCATCATCCAATTATGATTGCTTTGGCTGGTAATAATTATGAGAGGATTCCTAAGCTCTTCCGTTTTGAAAGCGCCTGGGTGGTGGAGAATAACTATGTTGATAGATTGAAAGGCTATTGGAATATTAATGATAGCTTAATCAAAAACCTTAAGAGAATTGAAGAGGATGCTGTGGAGTGGAAGAGGTGTTCGGTGCAGCATGTTAATAAGGTGAAAAGAGGTATTATGGCAAGACTGCAAGGTATCCAAAGAGGTATTCAGAATAATAAGAACACTTCAGGGTTGTTAAGGTTAGAGGAGAAGCTACAGAGGGAGTTGAATATGATATTGCGGCAAGAAGAGCTTATGTGGTTTCAAAGATCTTGTGCACAGTG TTGGACTTGCTGGAAGAACACTACTGCAAGTTTTCCCAATCTGGCGGAAGGAGATATTAATAATTTGAATATAAAGATCAGTAAAGAGGAGGTTAAGAAGGCTTTGTTTGACATGAAACCTTGGAAGGCTCCTGGACCAGATGGGTTTCCCGCGGGTTTCTACCAGAAATCATGGGGAGTTGTAGGTGATAGTGTTTGTAATTTCATTAGCAGACTGTGGGATTTTCCGAGTGAGATTGCAAACGTGAATAAAACTGATATATGTTTAATTCCCAAGACTGATAATCCAAGTATGGTGGCTCAATTCAGACCAATTTCTCTGTGCAACACAATCTACAAAGTTCTTAGCAAGATTGTTGTTAGGCGCCTTAAGAAGCATATGGATAATCTGATTTCTCCCTATCAGACGGGCTTTGTTCCCGGTCGACAGATACATAAGAATATCATTATTGCGAAGGAAGCGATGCATACAATGGAAAATATGAAAGGTAAAAAAGGAGCTTTTGCTATCAAAGTTGATTGA